A single region of the Nitrospirota bacterium genome encodes:
- a CDS encoding lysophospholipid acyltransferase family protein, translated as MRPERSAVEKPNAFKHLIWLLETFLILAPLFLLGMLPRRISTRLGEFLGSGLFLIFKDKRRIALKNIEIAVSGGLNITEPPQQIVKQHFINLGRSIAEVSMLMLGRRAILKDIVFEGIEVYEEAMAKGRGVILITGHCGNWELTSFAKAWKSLPSAAVARPLNNPYLNRCIEHLRTRHGNKVINKKGALKEILAILKKGGSVGLLMDQSVVENEAVVVEFFGEKVHAMKTPALLAMKTGAAVMPIFINYLGNGRHRIKCYREIPLRITENKEDDVIFNTQIFTKIIEAYIKENPSEWLWIHRRFKLSHGRRY; from the coding sequence ATGAGGCCTGAGCGTTCGGCAGTTGAAAAGCCTAATGCGTTCAAACACCTTATCTGGCTCCTTGAAACTTTTTTAATACTTGCTCCGCTCTTCCTCCTCGGAATGCTGCCGAGGAGGATATCAACCCGGCTTGGAGAATTTTTAGGCTCCGGCCTCTTCCTCATCTTCAAAGACAAGAGAAGGATCGCGCTGAAAAATATTGAGATAGCCGTAAGCGGAGGCCTTAATATCACAGAACCTCCGCAACAGATTGTTAAGCAGCACTTCATCAATCTCGGAAGGTCGATAGCTGAGGTCTCAATGCTCATGCTCGGAAGAAGAGCGATACTGAAAGACATCGTCTTTGAGGGCATTGAAGTTTATGAAGAGGCCATGGCAAAAGGACGCGGTGTCATTCTCATTACCGGCCATTGCGGCAACTGGGAACTCACCTCTTTTGCAAAGGCATGGAAATCCCTGCCTTCCGCCGCAGTTGCGAGGCCGCTCAATAACCCCTACCTGAACAGATGCATTGAGCACTTGAGAACAAGACACGGCAATAAAGTCATTAATAAAAAAGGCGCTCTGAAAGAGATACTTGCTATCCTAAAAAAAGGCGGCTCTGTCGGCCTTCTTATGGACCAGAGCGTTGTAGAGAACGAGGCTGTTGTTGTAGAGTTCTTCGGCGAAAAGGTACATGCCATGAAGACCCCGGCCTTATTAGCCATGAAGACAGGCGCAGCGGTCATGCCGATATTTATCAATTACCTCGGCAATGGAAGACACCGGATAAAATGCTATAGAGAGATACCGCTCAGGATAACAGAGAACAAGGAAGATGATGTAATATTCAATACGCAGATATTTACTAAAATCATTGAAGCCTATATCAAAGAAAATCCGTCTGAATGGCTGTGGATACACAGACGGTTCAAATTGAGTCATGGAAGAAGATATTAA
- a CDS encoding glycosyltransferase family 2 protein produces MLSVAIITYNEEENIRDALESVEWADEIVVVDSFSTDRTQEICREYTDKVYSVKWAGFSAQKNTAVSLTTHPWILVLDADERVSEDLKSEIVRTMTGTAPADGYYIARKNFFSNKWIRHGGWWPDYTLRLFKREKGAFEDREVHEAIKVSGKTARLENPIIHYTYSGVDDFMKRMEKYSGLAAKELYKQRRKASLFDLVFRPPATFIRMYFLRLGMLDGLYGIILACLYSVYTFKKYSKFRKIIKEAEGKI; encoded by the coding sequence ATGCTTTCAGTTGCCATAATCACATATAACGAAGAAGAGAATATCCGGGACGCGCTTGAAAGCGTGGAGTGGGCTGATGAGATCGTGGTCGTTGATTCTTTCAGCACGGATAGGACTCAGGAGATATGCAGAGAGTACACCGACAAGGTTTATAGTGTAAAGTGGGCGGGTTTTTCAGCCCAGAAGAACACCGCCGTCAGCCTGACCACGCATCCATGGATCCTTGTCCTTGATGCTGATGAGCGCGTATCAGAAGATCTTAAGTCAGAGATAGTGAGAACGATGACAGGCACTGCTCCGGCAGACGGATATTACATCGCGCGCAAAAACTTCTTTTCAAATAAATGGATACGCCACGGCGGATGGTGGCCTGATTATACATTGAGGTTATTTAAACGTGAGAAAGGCGCGTTCGAGGATAGAGAGGTGCATGAGGCGATAAAGGTCAGCGGAAAGACAGCCCGCCTTGAGAACCCCATAATACACTACACTTACAGCGGTGTGGATGATTTCATGAAGAGGATGGAGAAGTATTCCGGCCTTGCCGCAAAAGAGCTTTATAAACAAAGGCGGAAAGCCTCTCTATTTGATCTTGTCTTCAGGCCGCCGGCGACTTTTATCAGGATGTATTTTCTACGGCTGGGAATGCTCGACGGCCTTTATGGCATAATATTAGCCTGTTTATATTCAGTTTATACTTTTAAAAAATATTCCAAATTCAGGAAGATAATTAAAGAGGCCGAGGGGAAGATATGA
- a CDS encoding AAA family ATPase has protein sequence MLKKVTREELCNCCDLSDLPFKTTDDVKPLEGTIGQERALSALEFGLDINSHGFNIYILGESGTGKMTTIRKILEEKAKDEPTPDDWCYVYNFKNPDVPNILNLPAGTGIAFKKRMDELINDLQQEIPKIFESKEYEKQRTNILHEFQEKQKELFSELEKEAEKKDFSLQKNVSGLALLPTKKTGEALTEDEYEKLEAEAKKKIAKIGKELQDKLDDVIRLVRAEENEVKKKIAALERQAVFSSVGHRIDELKEAYKENGKILSYLEDVQEDILEHHEDFKTQEEQPQAFSFMKPPKTEPSFMKYQVNVLVNNLELKGAPIVIETNPTYLNLFGRVEHKLQYGVAVTDFTMIKPGALHKANGGYLVTDALDLLKNIFSYDALKRTIKDREIKIEDIWEQYRQVSTVTLKPQAVPFDVKVILVGNPRIYYLLYNLDEEYRELFKIKADYENRMERNKENILKYASFIKTKCLERDLHPFDQSAIAKVIEHGSRLAEHKNKLSAKFSEIADILREAAYWAKKRNNGHVTYEDVEKALDERIYRSDKVQRKILEAIKDGTILVDMEGSVVGQINGLAVLDLGDYSFGMPSRITAKTYAGKAGIVNIERETKMSGKIHEKAILILTAYLGGKYATKRPLSLTASLTFEQLYGGIEGDSATCAEVYALLSSISGIPINQSIAITGSMNQHGEVQPIGGVNEKIEGFFEFCKVSGLTGKQGVIIPRRNLINLMVRNEVFQAVMDGKFNIYSIDNIEDGIEILMGMPAGEIMPDGKYPKGTVNFLVAEKLLELSKASKDKPEKKAPKKSSKKTADTK, from the coding sequence ATGCTGAAAAAAGTCACAAGAGAAGAACTCTGCAACTGCTGCGACCTTTCCGATCTGCCCTTCAAAACAACCGATGATGTAAAGCCCCTGGAAGGGACTATAGGCCAGGAGAGGGCCCTCAGCGCCCTGGAGTTCGGCCTTGATATAAACAGCCATGGATTCAACATATACATACTCGGCGAGAGCGGCACGGGAAAGATGACCACCATCAGGAAGATACTGGAAGAAAAAGCAAAAGATGAGCCCACTCCTGATGACTGGTGCTACGTATACAACTTCAAGAATCCCGATGTTCCGAATATCCTGAATCTGCCGGCAGGGACCGGCATCGCCTTCAAAAAGAGGATGGATGAACTTATCAATGACCTCCAGCAGGAGATACCAAAGATATTCGAATCCAAAGAGTATGAGAAGCAAAGGACAAACATCCTGCATGAATTTCAGGAAAAACAGAAGGAACTCTTCTCGGAGTTGGAAAAGGAAGCTGAGAAGAAAGACTTCAGCCTGCAGAAGAACGTAAGCGGCCTTGCCCTGCTGCCCACCAAGAAGACTGGAGAAGCCCTGACAGAGGATGAGTATGAGAAACTCGAGGCAGAAGCAAAGAAGAAGATAGCCAAGATCGGAAAAGAACTTCAGGACAAGCTTGATGATGTTATAAGGCTCGTGAGGGCGGAAGAGAACGAGGTAAAGAAGAAGATAGCCGCCCTGGAACGCCAGGCCGTATTCTCCTCTGTAGGCCATCGCATAGACGAACTGAAGGAAGCCTACAAAGAGAATGGCAAGATATTAAGCTATCTTGAGGATGTGCAGGAAGACATACTTGAACATCACGAGGATTTTAAAACGCAGGAGGAGCAGCCGCAGGCATTCAGCTTCATGAAGCCGCCGAAGACAGAGCCGTCATTCATGAAATATCAGGTCAACGTCCTTGTCAATAACCTCGAACTCAAAGGCGCCCCGATAGTCATAGAGACAAATCCCACATATCTGAATTTATTCGGACGGGTGGAGCATAAACTTCAATACGGCGTTGCCGTAACTGATTTTACAATGATCAAACCGGGCGCGCTCCATAAGGCAAACGGCGGCTATCTCGTCACTGACGCCCTTGACCTGCTGAAAAATATTTTTTCCTATGACGCGCTGAAGAGGACCATAAAGGACAGAGAGATAAAAATTGAAGACATCTGGGAACAATACCGCCAGGTTTCGACCGTCACGCTTAAGCCGCAGGCTGTTCCCTTTGACGTCAAGGTAATTCTGGTGGGCAATCCCAGGATATACTATCTGCTTTATAACCTTGATGAAGAATACCGGGAGCTCTTCAAGATAAAGGCAGATTATGAAAACCGCATGGAGAGGAATAAAGAGAACATCCTCAAGTACGCAAGTTTCATAAAGACAAAATGCCTGGAGAGAGACCTGCATCCTTTTGACCAGAGCGCTATCGCAAAGGTCATTGAACACGGCTCACGGCTTGCCGAACACAAGAACAAGCTCTCTGCCAAATTCTCGGAGATAGCGGATATATTGAGAGAAGCAGCCTACTGGGCCAAAAAGAGAAATAACGGCCATGTGACATATGAAGATGTTGAGAAGGCGCTTGACGAGAGGATCTACAGGTCGGACAAGGTTCAGAGAAAGATACTTGAGGCGATCAAGGACGGCACTATCCTTGTCGATATGGAAGGTTCGGTCGTCGGCCAGATCAACGGGCTTGCGGTCTTAGACCTCGGCGATTACAGCTTCGGCATGCCTTCGAGAATAACGGCCAAGACATACGCGGGAAAAGCAGGCATCGTAAACATAGAGCGTGAGACAAAGATGAGCGGGAAGATACACGAAAAGGCGATCCTCATACTGACCGCTTATCTCGGCGGGAAATACGCAACCAAACGCCCTCTCAGCCTGACCGCCTCACTTACTTTCGAGCAGCTTTACGGCGGCATAGAAGGAGACAGCGCCACGTGCGCTGAGGTCTATGCTCTCCTAAGCAGCATATCCGGCATTCCGATAAACCAGTCCATCGCAATAACAGGCTCCATGAACCAGCACGGCGAGGTCCAGCCCATCGGCGGAGTCAATGAAAAGATTGAGGGCTTCTTTGAGTTCTGCAAGGTCAGCGGCCTTACCGGAAAGCAGGGTGTTATCATCCCGAGGCGCAACCTTATCAACCTCATGGTCAGGAACGAGGTCTTCCAGGCTGTAATGGACGGCAAGTTCAACATCTACTCGATAGACAATATTGAAGACGGCATAGAGATACTCATGGGGATGCCGGCCGGGGAGATAATGCCCGACGGAAAATATCCCAAAGGAACTGTCAACTTCCTTGTGGCTGAAAAACTCCTTGAACTCTCAAAGGCATCGAAAGACAAGCCTGAGAAGAAAGCGCCTAAAAAAAGCTCTAAAAAGACTGCCGACACAAAATGA
- a CDS encoding DUF86 domain-containing protein has translation MRKDDSVRLLHMLEAAQEAISFIKDQTKESLNTNRQMILAVVKDIEIIGEAAVNVTVERRGELPQIPWNKIIGMRNRLIHAYFEINLDILWKTINEDIPPLISELEKIAPKNNKA, from the coding sequence ATGCGAAAAGATGATTCCGTGCGTCTGCTGCATATGCTGGAGGCGGCACAGGAAGCTATTTCATTTATAAAAGATCAAACGAAAGAATCACTTAATACCAACCGGCAGATGATTCTTGCCGTTGTGAAGGATATTGAGATTATTGGAGAAGCAGCCGTAAATGTAACAGTAGAACGCAGGGGAGAATTGCCGCAGATCCCCTGGAATAAGATCATCGGCATGAGAAACCGGCTGATCCACGCGTATTTTGAAATCAATCTCGACATCCTCTGGAAAACAATTAACGAAGATATCCCGCCTTTAATATCAGAGCTTGAAAAAATAGCACCAAAGAACAATAAGGCATAA
- a CDS encoding DUF3108 domain-containing protein, with protein sequence MKITAGRFSMICLIFISCLFFYSPPSEAGQRLPENFVYHIYWSGIKAGKATMDFANTEEGVRITSHETSTSFVSLFYKVDDIAQSTLYSDGFPKSYTISIREGRHRREKATAFEVPVEDGKQKVVYRNILDKETVEFELEGKAYDALSALYELRKRPLKVGVPEYLDIFEDKKTWKTEVQVIKKEKIRVPAGEFDTILIKPMFRSEGLFLKKGDVYIWLSDDEKRIPVMIEIQTKAGNFKVKLSEGAY encoded by the coding sequence ATGAAAATAACTGCCGGAAGGTTCAGCATGATTTGTCTGATTTTCATCTCCTGCCTGTTTTTCTATTCACCGCCCTCTGAAGCAGGACAAAGGCTGCCTGAAAATTTTGTTTACCATATCTATTGGTCAGGGATCAAGGCGGGCAAGGCGACTATGGATTTTGCAAATACAGAAGAAGGGGTCAGGATAACGTCACATGAAACATCCACCTCATTTGTATCATTATTCTACAAGGTCGATGATATCGCGCAGAGCACCCTTTACAGTGACGGATTTCCAAAAAGCTACACGATAAGTATCCGGGAGGGACGGCACAGGAGGGAGAAGGCAACCGCTTTTGAAGTCCCTGTCGAAGACGGAAAACAGAAGGTTGTTTACAGAAATATCCTTGACAAAGAGACCGTTGAGTTCGAACTGGAAGGCAAGGCGTATGACGCATTATCAGCGCTTTACGAATTAAGAAAGCGGCCTTTGAAGGTCGGGGTGCCGGAATACCTGGATATATTCGAAGACAAAAAAACCTGGAAGACCGAGGTGCAGGTTATAAAGAAAGAGAAGATACGCGTGCCTGCCGGAGAGTTTGATACAATACTGATAAAGCCAATGTTTAGATCAGAGGGATTGTTCCTTAAAAAAGGAGATGTATATATCTGGCTTTCAGATGACGAGAAAAGGATACCTGTGATGATAGAGATCCAGACGAAGGCAGGGAATTTCAAAGTAAAGCTTTCAGAAGGTGCGTATTAA
- the waaF gene encoding lipopolysaccharide heptosyltransferase II: MTNKPTENIKRILIRGVNWIGDAVLTIPAISAVRHEFPDAHISLLVKPWVADIFKENRDIDEIILYEKEYDSLAGKFRLAKELRQKGFDKVILLQNAFDAALITWLAGIPERIGYARDARGFLLTKSIPVEKESLKKHQINYYLGLLNQAGIDARFTHPYIYLTDKEREWARSLINSSPLQIQNSPIIGINPGAAYGSAKRWMPESFAEVIKRIVDELNGRVIIFGGPSETEIANEIAGLCPGHSKDIMIMAGKTDIRQLASLISECDAFITNDSGPMHMASALLVPTVAIFGSTDSTATGPFGEGHKIITSNLPCAPCLERECPEGHLKCMTGITGDEVFSALIEILPKERAVFLDKDGTLIEDKNYLNSFDDLVILPNIREGIKRLKDAGFKLIGITNQSGIARGIVDENFLMESNAFLQKELGIDDFFYCPHHPDEKCDCRKPEPLMLLNARQKHNINLKKSYMIGDKELDVLLGKKTGVTGILLAKEAPEITIASYVAADINQAADWILEEEKRKL, translated from the coding sequence ATGACAAACAAACCTACAGAAAACATTAAACGAATCCTTATCCGCGGGGTCAACTGGATCGGTGATGCCGTGCTTACGATACCTGCAATAAGCGCGGTGCGGCATGAGTTCCCTGACGCTCATATAAGCCTGCTTGTCAAACCGTGGGTTGCGGATATTTTCAAAGAGAACCGCGACATAGATGAGATCATTCTTTACGAAAAAGAATATGACTCTCTTGCCGGTAAATTCAGGCTTGCAAAAGAGTTAAGGCAGAAGGGATTTGATAAGGTGATACTTCTTCAGAACGCCTTTGACGCGGCTCTTATAACATGGCTTGCCGGGATACCGGAACGTATCGGATACGCAAGAGACGCAAGAGGTTTTCTGCTCACTAAATCAATTCCGGTTGAGAAAGAGAGCCTGAAGAAACATCAGATAAATTACTACCTCGGCCTGCTGAATCAAGCCGGGATCGATGCCCGGTTCACTCATCCGTATATATATCTGACTGACAAAGAAAGGGAATGGGCAAGGTCACTTATAAACAGCTCGCCGCTTCAGATACAGAACTCTCCTATCATCGGTATCAATCCCGGAGCTGCTTACGGCTCTGCAAAAAGATGGATGCCTGAGAGCTTTGCAGAGGTGATAAAAAGGATAGTTGATGAACTTAACGGAAGGGTGATAATATTCGGCGGCCCTTCTGAAACAGAGATAGCCAATGAGATAGCTGGTCTCTGCCCTGGCCATTCAAAAGATATCATGATAATGGCAGGCAAGACAGATATCAGGCAGCTTGCTTCACTTATCTCAGAGTGCGACGCATTCATAACAAATGATTCCGGCCCTATGCATATGGCATCCGCTCTCCTTGTGCCGACCGTCGCCATATTCGGCTCGACCGACTCTACTGCAACAGGCCCGTTTGGAGAGGGGCATAAGATCATCACAAGTAATTTGCCATGCGCTCCATGTCTTGAGAGAGAGTGCCCTGAGGGACATCTTAAGTGCATGACCGGGATAACAGGCGATGAGGTATTCAGCGCTCTCATAGAAATATTGCCGAAAGAAAGAGCGGTCTTTCTGGACAAGGACGGCACTCTTATAGAAGATAAAAACTATCTCAACAGCTTTGATGATCTTGTCATACTGCCGAATATAAGAGAGGGGATTAAGAGGCTGAAAGATGCCGGCTTCAAACTTATCGGCATAACAAACCAGTCAGGCATTGCAAGGGGAATTGTGGATGAGAATTTTTTAATGGAATCCAACGCCTTTCTTCAGAAAGAGCTTGGGATAGATGACTTTTTCTATTGCCCTCATCACCCTGATGAAAAGTGCGATTGCAGAAAGCCCGAGCCTTTAATGCTGCTTAATGCGAGGCAGAAGCATAATATCAATCTGAAAAAATCATATATGATAGGTGATAAAGAACTGGATGTTCTGCTCGGGAAAAAGACAGGCGTGACAGGAATTTTATTAGCAAAAGAAGCTCCTGAAATCACAATCGCTTCTTATGTTGCCGCAGATATAAATCAAGCGGCTGACTGGATATTGGAAGAAGAGAAGAGAAAGTTATGA
- a CDS encoding nucleotidyltransferase family protein → MGKAHIDLPKEKIAEFCKKNHISKLSLFGSILHGDFGPDSDIDFLVEFDPDHIPGFITLAGIEIELSEILGRKVDLRTPQELSRYFRQEVVDSAKVQYAKR, encoded by the coding sequence ATGGGAAAGGCGCATATTGATCTGCCGAAAGAAAAAATAGCGGAGTTTTGCAAAAAAAATCATATCTCTAAATTGTCGCTTTTTGGTTCTATTCTCCACGGCGATTTTGGCCCGGACAGCGATATTGATTTTCTCGTTGAATTCGACCCTGACCACATCCCCGGTTTTATCACTCTGGCAGGAATAGAAATCGAGCTTTCAGAAATACTCGGACGCAAAGTTGACTTGAGAACGCCGCAGGAATTAAGCCGTTATTTCAGGCAAGAGGTTGTCGATTCCGCAAAGGTTCAATATGCGAAAAGATGA
- the waaF gene encoding lipopolysaccharide heptosyltransferase II, protein MKILIIKPSSLGDIIHALPFLKAVKDTYPESQVDWVVSKNLKGLLEGNPLINELIVFDKDSMKALKNLPKTIIEIRKFKRILNTKYYEIIADLQGLLRSGLITHFTPGALKIGFADGREGSSLFYGKKVSAQNAVHAVDKNLLIAKAIGASVKKIDFPLYVNSSARDKITELLKDSSEYVLIAPSARWMSKRWPPEYFASLISKINMPVVITGSLSDMAIVQEIKDESPGKIIDLCGKTDLKELIALIDGARAVVSNDSGPMHIAAALNKPVIAFFGPTDYEKTGPYGWQNNKDLNVLRASAKCSPCFKRRCKDLVCMKGITVETAYNALRRYL, encoded by the coding sequence ATGAAGATACTTATCATAAAGCCCAGCTCTTTGGGAGACATTATTCACGCCCTCCCCTTTTTAAAGGCTGTGAAAGACACCTATCCTGAATCACAAGTCGACTGGGTGGTGAGCAAAAATCTTAAGGGCCTGCTTGAGGGGAATCCTCTGATCAACGAACTGATAGTCTTTGACAAGGACTCCATGAAGGCTTTAAAAAATCTTCCAAAAACCATAATTGAGATCAGGAAGTTTAAAAGAATACTGAACACTAAATATTATGAGATCATAGCAGACCTTCAGGGACTGCTGAGGAGCGGCCTTATAACGCATTTCACGCCCGGGGCTTTAAAGATAGGCTTTGCCGACGGCCGCGAAGGCAGTAGCCTGTTTTATGGCAAAAAGGTTTCAGCACAAAACGCCGTGCACGCCGTAGATAAAAATCTGCTCATTGCAAAGGCTATAGGCGCGTCAGTAAAGAAGATTGACTTCCCGCTCTATGTTAACAGCTCAGCCCGTGACAAGATAACGGAACTATTGAAAGACAGCAGTGAATATGTATTGATAGCCCCGTCTGCAAGGTGGATGAGCAAGCGATGGCCTCCTGAATACTTTGCCTCTCTCATATCTAAAATAAATATGCCGGTCGTTATTACCGGCAGCCTTTCAGACATGGCGATAGTTCAGGAGATAAAAGATGAATCTCCCGGAAAGATCATCGATCTCTGCGGCAAAACAGACCTGAAGGAACTCATCGCGCTTATAGACGGAGCCAGGGCCGTTGTGAGCAATGATTCAGGCCCGATGCATATCGCAGCCGCTTTGAATAAACCGGTCATCGCTTTCTTCGGCCCCACGGACTATGAAAAGACCGGGCCGTACGGATGGCAGAACAATAAAGACCTTAATGTGCTCAGGGCGTCGGCAAAGTGCAGCCCGTGTTTTAAAAGGAGATGCAAAGACCTCGTCTGCATGAAAGGGATAACTGTAGAAACCGCCTATAACGCATTAAGGAGATACTTATGA